In the genome of Blastopirellula retiformator, the window TTGGTCGCGACGCCCCCTTCGCCAATGACGACGGTCTGGTTATCGACGCCAACCGTAGGCGTTGCGTTTACCAAAATCGTCGTCGTCGCATAGGTCGTCGTCCCTTCCTGATCGGTGACGCGCAGACCGATTCTTTTCTGTCCTGGGGTCGTCAACGGCAACGCCTGTATCAAGCCGCTGGCGTCATCGTATTGACCGTCGCCGTCGATATCCCAGGCAAAGATCAGGTCTTCCTGAGCATCGATCGCATCGTACGTGCCGCCGGCGTCGAGCTGTACGGTCTCTCCGATCAGACCTGTTGCCGGACCGCTGATCTCGACGACCGGTCCCGCTTGGAAGTAGTAGAGTTCGGTACCGTAGTCGGGCGAGGTTCCGAGCGTTTTGATCAGCCGCTGGCCAAGCGCGATGTCAGGGCCGATGGCAAGATTGTAGAGCGGCTCAGGCAGTAGCAACGGATAGGTGCCTGCCTTCGTTCCGTCGGACTTCCAAAGATCGTGTCCGTAGAGGTCGTTGTCAACGAATAGCAGGAGACCCTGATTGGTCACGTAAAAGTTCGTGACGTCGAAACCGGTCAATTCGCTTTCGCCGACCAGACGCTCGGTTCCGGCCGGCGTACCGTCGGTAACCCATAGATCGTAGACGAGCCGGCTAGGCTGACCGTCTTCGGGCGTTTGAAAGGCCGAATCTCGGAGGTAGAGCTGGCCATCGTATTCAACGATCCCAGTGATACGGTCAAACCCTAACTCGCCAAGTTCGGCTACCAGCTCCATTTCCTCGGTCGTCTCATTCCAGCGCCAGACGGGCCCGGCATCCGACGTCCTACTCATGCTAAATAGGAGATGGTCTCCATCGTCGTAGATCGCCCCCCTCCAGTCATTGAATAGACCTGGTGCGCCTTGGAAAATTGGCGTGGGGCCAGATTCTTCAATCCGCCAGAGGGTGCTGATCGCCCCTGCATCGGTGACGAAGTAACGCTCGCCGTTGAATTCCGAGAAGTATCGTATATCGGCGCTTAAGGGAGTTGCTACCTGGTAGGTTCCCTCGGCCGTTCCATCGGTCCGCCAGAGGTTGTTTGGGGACGATTCGGGGAAGAAGTAGACGACGTCGCCGACGCTAAACATCCGGTAAAATCTAGAATCGTCTTCGCCAGGCGAAATATCAGCGACCATTTCGACTTGCCCGGAGTCGACGTTCACCCGCCAAAGCTCGCGGCCCGTCAATTCTTCAAATGCGCCAAGATAAATGTAGCCGTTGGCATAAGCCATCTGGCCGCTCGGCAGCGCGACGCCCGGCTCGGAGGGAACGTCCGCGACTTTTTCAATTTGCCCTGATGCGCCGTCGGTTTTCCAAATGCTGGCGATTCCTTCGGCGTCGTTGGCGAGGAAATAAAGCGTGTCGTTGACAAGCAGCAGTTGCGCAACGTTGTATACGGCTGGGTTTTCGAGGCCGCCGGAGATTTGCTGCGGCGCCGATACCGCGTCGGTACGAAACAGGTGAGTCTGATAGCCCCTGATTTCGGCCAGGAAATAGACGTAATCGCCCAGCTGCTGAAAGCTGGACGGATACGATCCTGCCGGGCCGGGCCTGAGGTCGTAAAACTCGTACGAAAGGTTATGCACCGCCAGCTGAAACGTCGTCGACGTTTCCACTCCATTTTCGTAGGTCGAAGTGATCGTGACTTCCTGTGACCCGACGTTGGTCCGCCGCGTATCGAAGCTCCACGACCAGGTGCCGTCGCCATTGTCGATGACGTCGCCTAGTGAAGCGTTAAGGGTGACCGTCGCCTCGCCGCCATTGCCGATGGTTCCCGAGTTCGCCGCCATCAAGCCGGAGGGGGTAGTGACGTACGGCTGGTCGGCGGTTAACGGCGCAGCGACGCTGAAACGCACGGAATACTGCGACCCACTGACTTCATCGCGGACGAGAATGTTGGATTGATAGTTCCCTGGATTGAGACCGGTGGTGTCGTAGCTCCACGTCCAGGTTCCATCCTCCAAAACGGTGAAATCGCCGAGCGACGACGTCACGGTTACGGTATCGGCTTCGACATCGCTCCAAGTGCCGCTCATGAATGCGGTTTCCCCCTGCAAGACGGCGCCGGGACTGTGGATGCCAATATAGAGCGGACGTTCGTTGTTGACCACCAGCGGAAAGCTGACGCTGGACTGCCCACCACCGACGACTGCCGTGATGGTGACGGTCTGCGTTTCATCCGGACCGTCCAGCGTCGTATAGCTCCAACTCCAGGTTCCGTCGCCAGTGTCGACGACCTCGCCAATCGACGCCGAAAGTTGAACGTCGCTTCCGAGTACATGGGCCACCCGCCCAGTGTTGGCGGCCGTTTCCCCTTCGGTCACGATCAGTCCATCGATCTCATCGACCATTAGGATCGGATCGTTGGAGTCGATCACAAGTTTGCGAGTTGCGATCTTGCCGTCCGTATCGATGACGCGAAGCGAAATATTGGCGACCCCAGCCGTCGCGAGATCGGCAAACGAAATTGACGCAGTCAGACCACTGGCGTCGTCGTATTGGCCGTCGCCGTCCAAGTCCCAGTCAAAATGCAACTCGCTTAGTGCATCGAGCAGGTCGTACGTGCCGAGTGCGCTAAGGATTACGCTTTGGTTGTCTTCGCCAATTTGGATCGGCCGCAGGACGATCGTCGGAGGCGAATCGATTGTGACGAAGTAGGGTTCCGTGCCATATTGCGCCGTATTCCCTTGAAGAAACAGCATCGAATCGTCACCGCCGTCGAAGGGGAGTGACGTCTGGCCTGTGAAGTCGGAAATTCGCGTTGTTCCCTCTTTCGTTCCGTCGGTGCGCCATAACTGCGTCCCGAATGTCGGATCGTAGCCGCGAAAATAGACTGCTCCGCCCGCCTTGAATAGCGGATTCTCGTCGAATGTGCCACCTTTGAAGGATGCGAGCTGGGTCGTCTCTCCTGTGACTTCATTCGTTTTGAAAAGTGCGTCTCCATTGAGATAGGATCGTCGCACAAAATAGAGGTCGCCATCCACTTTCACGCCAGCAACAAGAGTGCTAACGCCTAACGCAGGAATGTCCGTAATCGCTTTGGTTCCCTCGGGCGTACCGTCGGATGTCCAGATCTGGTCGTTGTCGTAAAAATAAAGTTGGCTATCGATAGATCGCAGAAAGTGGCCGCTCAATACTATCTCGCCATCGTCCGTAATGGTGGTCAATCTAGCCGTTTCGGCGGTGTCGCCATCGTACTTCCAAATCACGGAGTTTTCAGCGAGGAAATAGACGTCGTTGCCGACGGCAGTTAGATCATTGGGCGAAAAAAAGTCGTCCACGGCGAAGATGTCGGTGACCATCACGGTCCCTTCCATGGTGCCGTCGGTTTTCCATACTTCGTCGCCATGGACGCCGTCATTGGCGACGAAAAATAGGTAGTTGTCGGTCGGAGTCAGGTCGGTGATTTCGGAGTTTCCGACGCCAGGATTAATATCTGCGACCAGTTGGGTGCCAGCGGTCGTTCCATCCGTAACCCACAATTCTTGGCCATGCGTCGCTTCTCCTACATTCAAGTAGAGCAAGTCTCCAGCCACGACCATTTCGGCGAAGTAGAAAGGAGACTCGTGGGGAGTGAAATCGTAGACCAGGACGGTTTGGGCGAGGGTTTCATCGTATTTCCAGAGTTCGAAACTCTGATATTCGAGCGAACCCGAACTCCGCAGGAAATAGAGCTCACCATTGAAGCTAGTCAGGTTTTCTATCGTCCCGCCGCCATACGTACTTTCGATCCGCGTCGTGCCGCCGGGCGTTCCGTCGGTCTGCCACAGCGAAATCGGATACTGGCTCGGATAGGCAACGAAATAGCCGACATCGCCGACCCAGACGAATTGAGAGATGCCGTTGTGCTCCAACTCCGTTTCGGTATCAAACAGCAACTCAAAATCAACGCTCTCTACCGATAGCTCAAACGAAACCTCCTCCATCCCCAGCGCACCATCCTCGGCGGTGATCGTCACCGTTTGCGTATCGCTGACTTGCACGTCGTCCAGCGTCCAGGTCCATGTGCCGTCGCCGTTGTCTTCAACGTTACCGATCGAGGCCGACAGATTGACCGCGCCTGCGAATGTGCCGCTGTTGGTCGCCTTCGAGCCGGCGGCGTAGACGAGGGCATCGTCGTCGACGGCGACCTCTAGCGTCAGTTCCCCTTCCAGCAGATCGGCTTGCGGCAGCAAGTCGGCGGCCAGCAATTG includes:
- a CDS encoding dockerin type I domain-containing protein; translated protein: MSKKHQRTDRAHALRSRRPYTLHAEQLEARQLLAADLLPQADLLEGELTLEVAVDDDALVYAAGSKATNSGTFAGAVNLSASIGNVEDNGDGTWTWTLDDVQVSDTQTVTITAEDGALGMEEVSFELSVESVDFELLFDTETELEHNGISQFVWVGDVGYFVAYPSQYPISLWQTDGTPGGTTRIESTYGGGTIENLTSFNGELYFLRSSGSLEYQSFELWKYDETLAQTVLVYDFTPHESPFYFAEMVVAGDLLYLNVGEATHGQELWVTDGTTAGTQLVADINPGVGNSEITDLTPTDNYLFFVANDGVHGDEVWKTDGTMEGTVMVTDIFAVDDFFSPNDLTAVGNDVYFLAENSVIWKYDGDTAETARLTTITDDGEIVLSGHFLRSIDSQLYFYDNDQIWTSDGTPEGTKAITDIPALGVSTLVAGVKVDGDLYFVRRSYLNGDALFKTNEVTGETTQLASFKGGTFDENPLFKAGGAVYFRGYDPTFGTQLWRTDGTKEGTTRISDFTGQTSLPFDGGDDSMLFLQGNTAQYGTEPYFVTIDSPPTIVLRPIQIGEDNQSVILSALGTYDLLDALSELHFDWDLDGDGQYDDASGLTASISFADLATAGVANISLRVIDTDGKIATRKLVIDSNDPILMVDEIDGLIVTEGETAANTGRVAHVLGSDVQLSASIGEVVDTGDGTWSWSYTTLDGPDETQTVTITAVVGGGQSSVSFPLVVNNERPLYIGIHSPGAVLQGETAFMSGTWSDVEADTVTVTSSLGDFTVLEDGTWTWSYDTTGLNPGNYQSNILVRDEVSGSQYSVRFSVAAPLTADQPYVTTPSGLMAANSGTIGNGGEATVTLNASLGDVIDNGDGTWSWSFDTRRTNVGSQEVTITSTYENGVETSTTFQLAVHNLSYEFYDLRPGPAGSYPSSFQQLGDYVYFLAEIRGYQTHLFRTDAVSAPQQISGGLENPAVYNVAQLLLVNDTLYFLANDAEGIASIWKTDGASGQIEKVADVPSEPGVALPSGQMAYANGYIYLGAFEELTGRELWRVNVDSGQVEMVADISPGEDDSRFYRMFSVGDVVYFFPESSPNNLWRTDGTAEGTYQVATPLSADIRYFSEFNGERYFVTDAGAISTLWRIEESGPTPIFQGAPGLFNDWRGAIYDDGDHLLFSMSRTSDAGPVWRWNETTEEMELVAELGELGFDRITGIVEYDGQLYLRDSAFQTPEDGQPSRLVYDLWVTDGTPAGTERLVGESELTGFDVTNFYVTNQGLLLFVDNDLYGHDLWKSDGTKAGTYPLLLPEPLYNLAIGPDIALGQRLIKTLGTSPDYGTELYYFQAGPVVEISGPATGLIGETVQLDAGGTYDAIDAQEDLIFAWDIDGDGQYDDASGLIQALPLTTPGQKRIGLRVTDQEGTTTYATTTILVNATPTVGVDNQTVVIGEGGVATNTGVYADPPADAVTLIASIGEIIDNLDGTWSWSNPVQDGPNEQTVTITATDIHGETDSLQFQVNIQNVAPTLTVDSAQLEVDATLSVVNAGTYGDPGQDPVLLTASLGDIIDNGDGTWSWSYASTLADVGVYDVTITATDDDGGETQVHFSLDVLALPEAGLTLNDDAAATDANGEATALPTSLTLIDEWDRFMANVWVKRPERLSGSLTSVTLDLHFNSQWFQLANFAASSGVGQLEVNNTGDVLQISASQFAEENAALDGYLLLGSFRFHPTPDGGLPNDLEGAYPQPLDPQLAITDLLVSSSDVEEQFGLQTVAPETKLQVVPFDLDDDGEINLTDLSRLIRRIGSSVATTPESYPYDFNRNGVVALTDLAHMIRNIGRTRDNGLPVAFPPTFEQPSASLSLVEPEPVTAALTSELEGERIAWSAPPLVAVTTHDADAAFGTLGLLEDCWELPANEEEVEETIEEENAFSADTWRVRQLPDWALEAASIVECLADKAIDILEELEEEHPRLARALDRLKSRLEDL